The following coding sequences lie in one Musa acuminata AAA Group cultivar baxijiao chromosome BXJ1-8, Cavendish_Baxijiao_AAA, whole genome shotgun sequence genomic window:
- the LOC135680303 gene encoding uncharacterized protein LOC135680303, which produces MGIYRPQVDSNLEPKSVSSPIFEVLTVPPLVLGGTIAYSTDTMWNNSQITLHSTAYKHNLSPSFHRQAWLPLQLLRWSLRFRPSSPSSFVLLLLPQEVCAFAVSSSSNRCLLESSQDSGGNTVYQCRASEIVVERLRDWIETEQCVSVCGVDRNAVGISSDALLEPHFTQQLCSAACHQNCPNIIDLHLDLAAAEGIFLPDLCEAQRVNPHRAMVEILSSGAAPGLRWSSSPGGFSPTSSLNDSIVFIWKFIIYDNLLT; this is translated from the exons atgggtatttataggcctcaagtggattcaaacttggagcctaaaagtgtctcatcaccTATTTTCGAGGttctgacagtaccaccgcttgtgttgggtggtaccattgcctacagcactgacactatgtg GAACAATTCCCAAATTACACTCCACTCCACAGCATACAAGCACAACCTCTCTCCCTCCTTTCATCGTCAAGCATGGCTTCCTCTGCAGCTTTTAAGATGGTCTTTGCGCTTCAGGCCTTCTTCTCCGTCATCCTTCGTTCTGCTCTTG CTGCCGCAGGAGGTCTGTGCTTTTGCGGTCTCGTCCTCATCCAACCGGTGCCTGCTCGAGAGCAGCCAAGACAGTGGCGGGAACACGGTGTACCAGTGCCGGGCGTCGGAGATAGTGGTGGAGCGGCTGCGGGATTGGATAGAGACGGAGCAGTGCGTGAGCGTATGCGGCGTGGACCGCAACGCCGTCGGCATTTCCTCGGACGCACTCCTGGAACCACACTTCACGCAGCAGCTTTGCTCCGCTGCCTGCCACCAGAACTGCCCCAACATCATCGATCTCCACCTCGATCTCGCTGCCGCGGAAG GTATTTTCCTGCCGGATTTGTGCGAGGCTCAGCGCGTGAATCCGCATCGCGCCATGGTGGAGATTCTGAGTTCTGGAGCAGCACCTGGTCTCCGGTGGAGCAGCTCTCCCGGTGGCTTCTCCCCCACTTCCAGTCTAAATGATTCTATTGTATTTATATGGAAATTTATTATATACGACAATTTGCTTACTTAG